CGAGAAACTGTGAATCTCCCCGGGATTGCCGCCAAACATGCTTTTCTGCGATTCTTCGAAGGTCATGCTGAGCCTTTCGCTGAATTCCTCACGGCCCATCAATTGGATAAGGCCTTCCACATCGTGGGGGACATACCAGGTATACTGATATGCATTGCCTTCCTGGAAGCCATCCCAGGCACGCATGGGGTCAAAGTCGGCGATAAAAACACCGTCCTCTGTTCTTGGTCGGATGAATCCAGTTTCGGCATCAAATATGTTACGGTAGAATGCCGCCTGTTCCATCAGCAGATCGTAGTCCTCAGTTTTGCCTAAAGCCTTCGCCATCTGTGCCACAGCATAAGAGCTGAAGGCATATTCGAGGGTATGGGAAGCGCCAAAATTGAAACTCCAGCCATTGGAAATCACGGTGTCCTTGTAGGGGACAAAACCATTGTTCACGAAATAGTGAAGATCGTACTTTCCATTCCCAAGATCACGCCCCCTGTATTCAAGTTCGTTCTTGCGGGCAGCTTCATATCCCTTTTCAAAATCGAAATCACGGATGCCGCTGTTATAGGCTGAAGCAATGAGCAAGCCCTGGAAATTGGTCTGCACGCCATTGGTATATACCCCTGCAGCCTGGCCGTCGTGAAGCCAGCCCCTATGGCTGTAAAAGTCGATGTTCGACTGCACGTAATCGCTCAGGTATTCGGGATAAGCCAGCGCCCATACCTGGCTGAGGTTCCAGAACCCACCCCAGAAACCGTCGGTATTGAAATGCCGGTGTTTGGGCAAGCCCTTTTCGTCCAGGGGGATCTGGCCAATGCCCCCGTCCACCAAGGGGTACTGTCCGTTGACATCATTCGAGATGCCTCGTCCCAGC
The Bacteroides sp. DNA segment above includes these coding regions:
- a CDS encoding glycoside hydrolase family 92 protein; this encodes LGRGISNDVNGQYPLVDGGIGQIPLDEKGLPKHRHFNTDGFWGGFWNLSQVWALAYPEYLSDYVQSNIDFYSHRGWLHDGQAAGVYTNGVQTNFQGLLIASAYNSGIRDFDFEKGYEAARKNELEYRGRDLGNGKYDLHYFVNNGFVPYKDTVISNGWSFNFGASHTLEYAFSSYAVAQMAKALGKTEDYDLLMEQAAFYRNIFDAETGFIRPRTEDGVFIADFDPMRAWDGFQEGNAYQYTWYVPHDVEGLIQLMGREEFSERLSMTFEESQKSMFGGNPGEIHSFSGVEMLYNHGNQPCLHQPWLFNYSGQPWLTQQWTRAICNDFYGTEPLHGYGVGQDEDQGQLGAWFVMAALGLFDVQGHAAMNPTFQFGSPLFEKVTIQLNQDYYSGDELIIETANNSLENMYVQSANFENESLENAWIDRSRLTQGGKLVFEMGPAPNKQWGVKMPPPSMSLQAE